The following proteins are encoded in a genomic region of Tenacibaculum sp. 190524A05c:
- a CDS encoding tetratricopeptide repeat protein → MGLNPFQKEKDSLEIWISKSKSKDLNVNEKQKLLSKSFNYILDNKVSDPLKLSSIAYEFYKLNDSTNFFKTNKAALDLSLKLKDYYSEGDVNWNYATYYVNLEQYKLAFYHFNLAYKAFSKSKNKYETAKMLYGMAHVKGRFRDYTGSEILIIQAIKIFKELDNNKQLYLSYNHLGLLQEDIKEYDKGIKYYNKSLEYFNKNKDVLYAGTFNNMANIYLAQKKYNKALEYYKKDLKMDIDITHYARVIDNIGYTQLLLKDTTDVKNKLFNSLRIRDSLGNKIAITSSKIHISDYYEFTNDTLQAIKFATEANLLAKELKNGGDYLTTLQQLSDLQPKKSKKYLDRYIQFNDSLISEERRAQNKFTRIEFETDEHIEDNKRLTEQRVWIFAGSFAILLISTLLYFLRVQKVQNEKLQLEAEQQKANEEVYVLTLQQQAKLEEERVNERNRISAELHDGILGKLFGTRVSLGFLGMQMQPDTQEQHQTFLDELQNIEKEIRDVSHRLSENFDDATVNFTTIIEQLLRDKSVIGKFNHTFTYEPNISWKSINEVTKANVYRIIQEALQNIIKHANAKSVTLDFALQHQELLITISDDGVGFDTKKGKKGIGIKNIKTRVEKLSGSVDFSSEINQGTKLYIKIPYIPKNAA, encoded by the coding sequence TTGGGTTTAAATCCATTTCAAAAAGAAAAAGATAGTTTAGAAATATGGATATCAAAGTCAAAAAGTAAAGACCTTAACGTTAATGAAAAACAAAAATTATTATCAAAATCTTTTAACTATATATTAGATAATAAAGTTTCAGATCCATTAAAACTTAGCTCCATTGCTTATGAATTTTATAAATTAAACGATTCTACTAACTTTTTTAAAACTAATAAGGCAGCATTAGATCTATCTTTAAAGTTAAAAGATTACTACAGTGAAGGAGATGTTAACTGGAATTATGCTACGTATTACGTAAACCTAGAACAATACAAGTTAGCATTTTATCATTTCAACTTGGCTTATAAAGCTTTTAGTAAATCAAAAAACAAGTATGAAACTGCCAAAATGCTTTATGGAATGGCACATGTTAAAGGCCGTTTTAGAGATTATACTGGAAGTGAAATTTTAATTATTCAAGCAATTAAAATTTTCAAAGAACTAGATAATAATAAACAACTTTATTTATCTTATAATCATTTAGGTTTATTACAGGAAGATATAAAGGAGTATGACAAGGGAATAAAATACTACAATAAATCTCTCGAATATTTCAACAAAAATAAAGACGTACTTTATGCCGGTACTTTTAACAATATGGCTAACATATATTTAGCTCAAAAAAAATATAATAAAGCCCTAGAGTATTATAAAAAAGATCTAAAAATGGATATTGATATCACTCACTATGCCAGAGTGATAGACAATATTGGGTATACACAATTACTACTTAAAGACACAACAGATGTAAAAAACAAATTATTCAACTCTTTGAGAATCAGGGACAGCCTAGGAAATAAAATCGCTATAACATCTTCTAAAATTCATATTTCCGATTATTATGAATTTACCAATGACACTTTACAGGCTATTAAATTTGCCACAGAAGCAAACTTATTAGCTAAAGAATTAAAAAATGGAGGAGACTATCTGACAACTTTACAACAACTTTCTGATTTGCAACCTAAAAAATCTAAAAAATACTTAGATCGTTATATTCAATTCAATGATAGTTTAATCAGTGAGGAACGAAGAGCACAAAACAAATTTACCAGAATTGAGTTTGAAACTGATGAACATATCGAAGATAACAAACGCTTAACAGAACAGCGTGTATGGATATTTGCTGGGAGTTTTGCTATTTTACTAATATCTACACTACTCTACTTTTTACGTGTTCAAAAGGTTCAAAATGAAAAACTTCAATTGGAAGCAGAACAGCAAAAAGCAAATGAAGAGGTTTATGTATTAACTCTGCAACAACAAGCAAAACTTGAAGAAGAACGTGTGAATGAGCGTAATCGAATCTCAGCAGAACTACATGATGGAATTTTAGGAAAGTTATTCGGAACTCGTGTGAGCTTAGGATTTTTAGGTATGCAAATGCAACCAGACACACAAGAACAACATCAAACCTTTTTAGATGAACTACAAAACATCGAAAAAGAAATACGTGATGTTTCGCATCGATTAAGTGAAAATTTTGATGATGCTACTGTAAACTTTACCACCATAATTGAACAATTATTAAGAGATAAAAGCGTTATTGGTAAGTTCAACCATACTTTTACTTACGAACCAAATATTTCATGGAAAAGTATCAACGAAGTTACTAAAGCGAATGTTTATCGAATTATTCAAGAAGCACTTCAAAATATTATTAAACATGCTAACGCAAAAAGTGTAACTTTGGATTTCGCTTTGCAACATCAAGAATTGTTAATTACAATAAGCGATGATGGTGTAGGATTTGACACAAAAAAAGGTAAAAAAGGAATAGGAATAAAGAATATTAAAACCAGAGTTGAAAAATTAAGCGGTTCTGTGGACTTTTCGTCAGAAATCAACCAAGGAACCAAATTATATATAAAAATACCTTATATCCCCAAAAATGCAGCTTAA
- a CDS encoding acetyl-CoA carboxylase carboxyltransferase subunit alpha translates to MEYLDFEMPIKELEDQLAKCHDIGKESEIDVTETCKKIEKKLDKARKDIYKNLTPWQRVQLSRHPNRPYTLDYIKAICGDTFMELHGDRSVKDDKAMIGGLGKIGDQSFMFIGQQKGYNTKTRQYRNFGMANPEGYRKALRLMKMAEKFGIPVVTLLDTPGAYPGLEAEERGQGEAIARNIFEMTRLKTPIITIVIGEGASGGALGIGVGDRVYMMENTWYTVISPESCSSILWRSWEFKEQAAAALKLTGDDMKKLKLIDGIIEEPAGGAHTDRDGAFEAVKNQILSAFEELKGLDDSSLVAKRMDKYANMGVYKE, encoded by the coding sequence ATGGAATATTTAGATTTTGAAATGCCAATTAAGGAACTAGAAGATCAGTTGGCAAAATGTCATGATATAGGAAAAGAAAGCGAGATAGACGTTACGGAAACGTGCAAGAAAATCGAAAAAAAATTAGATAAGGCTAGAAAAGACATCTACAAAAACTTAACGCCTTGGCAACGTGTACAATTATCACGTCATCCAAACAGACCGTATACTTTAGATTATATTAAAGCGATCTGTGGAGATACGTTTATGGAGTTACACGGAGATAGAAGTGTAAAAGATGATAAAGCCATGATTGGTGGTCTTGGAAAAATCGGAGATCAATCATTTATGTTCATTGGACAACAAAAAGGTTATAATACCAAAACTCGTCAGTATCGTAACTTCGGTATGGCTAACCCAGAGGGTTACCGTAAAGCATTACGTTTAATGAAAATGGCAGAGAAGTTTGGAATTCCTGTAGTTACTTTATTAGATACACCAGGTGCTTACCCAGGTTTAGAAGCTGAGGAAAGAGGACAAGGTGAAGCTATTGCTCGTAACATTTTTGAAATGACACGCTTAAAAACTCCAATCATTACTATCGTAATTGGAGAAGGAGCTTCAGGAGGTGCATTAGGAATTGGAGTAGGAGATAGAGTATATATGATGGAAAACACATGGTATACTGTAATTTCTCCAGAATCTTGTTCATCTATTTTATGGCGCAGTTGGGAGTTCAAAGAACAAGCAGCGGCAGCATTAAAGTTAACTGGTGACGATATGAAGAAGTTGAAATTAATCGACGGAATTATTGAAGAACCAGCTGGTGGAGCTCATACGGATAGAGACGGAGCATTTGAAGCAGTAAAAAATCAAATTCTAAGTGCTTTTGAAGAGTTAAAAGGATTAGATGATTCTTCACTTGTTGCAAAACGTATGGATAAATATGCAAACATGGGTGTTTACAAAGAGTAG
- a CDS encoding response regulator: MQLKKYNALLIDDHPLIAEAYKSAFKFIETKNENISFHILTATDCDSACEILKEYVAKNDHLDIVFLDMRLPPSKDGTLLSGEDLGLKINEMLPETKIIVSTTFNDNYRVHSILKNLNPEGFLVKNDLTPAELVQAIQEVLEDPPYYSKTVMKLLRNQISSDLLLDDIDRKILYEISIGTKTKDLPEIVHLSMPAIEKRKRQLRKIFALNSTDDRELILTAKDKGFI; the protein is encoded by the coding sequence ATGCAGCTTAAAAAATATAATGCTTTACTTATTGACGACCATCCTTTAATTGCCGAAGCCTACAAAAGTGCTTTTAAATTTATTGAAACCAAAAATGAAAATATTTCTTTTCACATCTTAACTGCTACCGATTGCGATTCTGCCTGTGAAATTTTAAAAGAATATGTTGCTAAAAACGATCATTTAGATATTGTTTTTTTAGATATGCGCTTACCTCCTTCTAAAGATGGTACTTTATTATCAGGAGAAGACTTAGGTTTGAAAATAAATGAAATGCTTCCTGAGACTAAAATTATTGTTTCTACGACGTTTAACGATAATTACAGAGTGCATAGTATCTTGAAGAATCTTAACCCAGAAGGTTTCTTAGTTAAAAATGACTTAACACCAGCTGAATTGGTTCAAGCTATACAAGAAGTTTTAGAAGATCCGCCATATTATAGTAAAACGGTTATGAAGCTGTTACGTAATCAAATTTCTAGCGATTTACTATTGGACGATATTGATCGAAAAATATTATATGAAATTTCAATAGGTACTAAAACTAAAGATTTACCTGAAATTGTTCATTTATCTATGCCAGCCATCGAAAAACGTAAACGACAGTTAAGAAAAATATTTGCATTAAACTCTACAGATGATAGAGAACTTATTTTGACTGCAAAGGATAAAGGATTTATATAA
- a CDS encoding DMT family transporter, whose protein sequence is MQESKLKNYLLLHFIVFIWGFTAILGALISIEAIPLVWYRMLIAVVFICIYFLIKKKSFSIPRKAIFKFFITGAIIAVHWITFFKAIKVSNVSVALVTMSTGAFFTALIEPIFFKRKINPIEMLLGLLVIVGLYIIFNFESQYSLGIIYALISAFLSALFAVLNGIFIKKYEADSISLYQLLFGVVVVTLFLAFSGEFTTSFFQLKTTDWIYLTVLGSICTAYAFIASVKVMKYLTPYTVMLTINLEPIYAIVLALIIFGEKEQMNIEFYYGAFIVLFVVLLNGLLKNSSKIKKKLQR, encoded by the coding sequence ATGCAAGAAAGTAAACTTAAAAACTATCTCTTACTACATTTTATCGTTTTTATTTGGGGATTTACGGCTATTTTGGGAGCTTTAATATCTATTGAAGCCATTCCATTAGTTTGGTATAGAATGCTAATTGCCGTAGTTTTCATTTGTATTTATTTCTTAATCAAAAAGAAGTCATTTTCTATTCCAAGAAAAGCAATATTTAAATTTTTTATCACCGGAGCTATCATTGCTGTGCATTGGATAACTTTTTTCAAAGCGATTAAAGTCTCGAACGTATCAGTGGCATTAGTAACGATGAGTACAGGCGCTTTTTTTACAGCTTTAATTGAACCCATATTTTTCAAACGAAAAATAAATCCTATTGAAATGCTTTTAGGATTATTAGTAATTGTTGGTTTATACATTATTTTCAACTTTGAAAGTCAGTATAGTCTAGGAATAATTTATGCATTAATTTCAGCATTTTTATCAGCGCTTTTCGCTGTTTTAAATGGAATTTTCATCAAAAAATATGAAGCTGATTCAATTTCACTTTATCAACTCTTATTTGGAGTGGTAGTAGTTACATTGTTTTTAGCTTTCTCAGGAGAGTTTACCACAAGCTTTTTTCAATTAAAAACTACAGATTGGATTTATTTAACAGTTTTAGGAAGTATTTGTACTGCTTATGCTTTTATTGCATCCGTTAAGGTGATGAAATATTTAACACCTTATACAGTAATGCTCACAATTAATTTAGAACCAATTTATGCTATTGTACTGGCGCTCATTATATTTGGAGAAAAAGAACAGATGAATATAGAGTTTTATTATGGGGCATTCATTGTATTATTTGTGGTATTATTGAATGGATTATTGAAAAATTCTTCAAAAATTAAAAAGAAATTACAACGATAA